From Solea senegalensis isolate Sse05_10M linkage group LG19, IFAPA_SoseM_1, whole genome shotgun sequence, the proteins below share one genomic window:
- the LOC122784700 gene encoding arf-GAP with dual PH domain-containing protein 1-like isoform X2, translating into MATDQEKTRMCLKQLLEKPGNGNCADCGAAEPEWASYTLGVFVCHSCSGLHRNIAQISKVKSVLLDPWSSSELEFMDSAGNNAAKAKYEQIVPAFYYQPTHRDCTLLRDQWIRAKYERKEFLCVEKQEPYSAGYREGFLWKRGRDNGQYLNRKFILSEREGVLKYFNKHDAREPKAIMRINTVNATFQPAKIGTAHGLQITYLKENSTRNIFVYHEDGKEMVDWFNAIRAARFNYLQVAFPGTPKSDLLPKLTRNYIKEGYMEKTGPKHTEGFKKRWFSMDDRRLMYFKDPLVSKLRDMKKLLQLHNATSRWMLTHEVRFSLVVRKTTTLCFLASLPTSRATPGHLVSP; encoded by the exons ATGGCTACGGACCAAGAAAAGACCAGAATGTGCCTGAAACAGCTTTTGGAAAAACCGGGGAATGGAAACTGTGCCGACTGTGGAGCAGCAG AGCCAGAGTGGGCATCCTATACCctgggagtgtttgtgtgtcatagCTGCTCAGGTCTCCATAGAAACATTGCCCAGATCAGCAAGGTGAAGTCTGTCCTGCTTGATCCATGGAGCTCCTCTGAGTTGGAG TTTATGGACTCTGCGGGTAACAATGCTGCCAAGGCCAAATATGAACAGATAGTTCCTGCCTTCTACTACCaacccacacacagagactgcac GCTCCTGCGGGATCAATGGATCCGAGCCAAGTATGAAAGAAAGGAGTTTTTGTGTGTCGAGAAGCAGGAGCCATATTCGGCAG GCTATAGAGAGGGGTTTCTATGGAAACGAGGCAGAGACAATGGACAATACCTAAACCGAAAATTTATTCTGTCCGAACGGGAGGGGGTTTTAAAGTACTTCAACAAGCATGAT GCCAGAGAGCCCAAAGCCATAATGAGAATCAACACTGTGAATGCCACTTTCCAGCCAGCAAAAATTGGCACAGCCCATGGCCTGCAGATAACCTATCTGAAGGAAAACAGCACAAGGAATATCTTTGTTTACCACGAGGATGGAAAG GAAATGGTGGACTGGTTCAATGCCATCCGAGCAGCCAGGTTTAACTACCTGCAGGTGGCTTTTCCTGGGACTCCCAAGTCTGAT CTGCTGCCAAAGCTAACAAGGAACTACATAAAGGAGGGTTACATGGAGAAGACTGGTCCAAAG CACACGGAGGGCTTCAAGAAGAGGTGGTTTTCGATGGATGACAGGAGACTCATGTACTTCAAAGATCCACTGGTATCAAAGCTGCGTGACATGAAGAAACTGCTGCAGTTACACAATGCAACCAGTAGATg GATGCTTACGCACGAGGTGAGGTTTTCATTGGTAGTAAGGAAAACTACTACACTGTGCTTCCTGGCCTCCCTCCCAACATCCAGGGCTACGCCTGGCCATTTGGTATCACCATAG
- the LOC122784700 gene encoding arf-GAP with dual PH domain-containing protein 1-like isoform X1, with protein sequence MATDQEKTRMCLKQLLEKPGNGNCADCGAAEPEWASYTLGVFVCHSCSGLHRNIAQISKVKSVLLDPWSSSELEFMDSAGNNAAKAKYEQIVPAFYYQPTHRDCTLLRDQWIRAKYERKEFLCVEKQEPYSAGYREGFLWKRGRDNGQYLNRKFILSEREGVLKYFNKHDAREPKAIMRINTVNATFQPAKIGTAHGLQITYLKENSTRNIFVYHEDGKEMVDWFNAIRAARFNYLQVAFPGTPKSDLLPKLTRNYIKEGYMEKTGPKHTEGFKKRWFSMDDRRLMYFKDPLDAYARGEVFIGSKENYYTVLPGLPPNIQGYAWPFGITIVTPDRKFPVTCETEDEQKDWMAAFQAVINRPMLPQDYAVEAYFKHKP encoded by the exons ATGGCTACGGACCAAGAAAAGACCAGAATGTGCCTGAAACAGCTTTTGGAAAAACCGGGGAATGGAAACTGTGCCGACTGTGGAGCAGCAG AGCCAGAGTGGGCATCCTATACCctgggagtgtttgtgtgtcatagCTGCTCAGGTCTCCATAGAAACATTGCCCAGATCAGCAAGGTGAAGTCTGTCCTGCTTGATCCATGGAGCTCCTCTGAGTTGGAG TTTATGGACTCTGCGGGTAACAATGCTGCCAAGGCCAAATATGAACAGATAGTTCCTGCCTTCTACTACCaacccacacacagagactgcac GCTCCTGCGGGATCAATGGATCCGAGCCAAGTATGAAAGAAAGGAGTTTTTGTGTGTCGAGAAGCAGGAGCCATATTCGGCAG GCTATAGAGAGGGGTTTCTATGGAAACGAGGCAGAGACAATGGACAATACCTAAACCGAAAATTTATTCTGTCCGAACGGGAGGGGGTTTTAAAGTACTTCAACAAGCATGAT GCCAGAGAGCCCAAAGCCATAATGAGAATCAACACTGTGAATGCCACTTTCCAGCCAGCAAAAATTGGCACAGCCCATGGCCTGCAGATAACCTATCTGAAGGAAAACAGCACAAGGAATATCTTTGTTTACCACGAGGATGGAAAG GAAATGGTGGACTGGTTCAATGCCATCCGAGCAGCCAGGTTTAACTACCTGCAGGTGGCTTTTCCTGGGACTCCCAAGTCTGAT CTGCTGCCAAAGCTAACAAGGAACTACATAAAGGAGGGTTACATGGAGAAGACTGGTCCAAAG CACACGGAGGGCTTCAAGAAGAGGTGGTTTTCGATGGATGACAGGAGACTCATGTACTTCAAAGATCCACTG GATGCTTACGCACGAGGTGAGGTTTTCATTGGTAGTAAGGAAAACTACTACACTGTGCTTCCTGGCCTCCCTCCCAACATCCAGGGCTACGCCTGGCCATTTGGTATCACCATAGTGACCCCAGACAGGAAGTTCCCCGTTACGTGTGAGACTGAAGACGAACAGAAAGACTGGATGGCTGCTTTTCAGGCCGTAATCAACAGGCCGATGCTGCCTCAGGACTATGCAG tggaggcctattttaaacacaaaccatGA